In the Salinirubrum litoreum genome, one interval contains:
- a CDS encoding helicase HerA domain-containing protein, protein MSKETITVADVSRGVGGSDETEPGTSVELPVVELLTGRGFVTGKSGSGKSNTASVIIEKLLDNRFSTLIVDTDGEYYGLKEEYEILHVGADEECDIVVSPEHAEKIAELALEQNIPIILDVSSFLDESEAEELLLNVTRQLFAKEKKLKKPFLMLVEEVHEYIPEGGGMSEVGKMLIKVGKRGRKHGLGIVGISQRPADVKKDYITQCDWLVWHRLTWQNDTKVVGRILGSEYADAIEEMSDGEAFMMTDWSESLRRVQFHRKQTFDAGATPGLDDFERPELKSVSSDLVSELSDISDEKERRESEIADLKQELDKKRQRIQQLERELEEARDLSEMADQFAQAMLRKSGASYHGGDGSNPYRDDDGQAGLEDYERAGETGETDEETPTDESVATTSTHETPESERSDRETPQIEDPFGDATAYPGTEEESSADDPAMAGDAGATTGGGETPTDEAVSTDNRGRESATATETADEPTTDLPVELDAGLGEKRPIVSHLRALIRELDPISREMLAHYRETGASDPVEAHVAVGGSGDTNVAYSRNRPLRQTGLIEHQRAGQYGYALPDIVRETYADELAEDELVAVVQAVEEVFVDEADLEATPWADGLFGRPDGPESGAGDDAGADDGVEVLKHEEPAPAEKPERLHGLDTPDDAEVVESADTDSPAEEGESGTESASRRESEADDAPSDGAEIIDQ, encoded by the coding sequence ATGAGCAAGGAGACGATCACAGTCGCGGACGTGAGCAGGGGGGTCGGGGGGAGCGACGAGACCGAACCGGGAACCAGCGTCGAGTTGCCGGTCGTCGAACTCCTGACGGGGCGCGGGTTCGTGACCGGGAAGTCGGGGTCCGGGAAGTCGAACACGGCGAGTGTCATCATCGAGAAACTACTGGACAACCGCTTTTCCACGCTGATCGTCGACACCGACGGGGAGTACTACGGCCTGAAAGAGGAGTACGAGATCCTCCACGTCGGGGCCGACGAGGAATGTGACATCGTCGTCAGCCCGGAACACGCCGAGAAGATCGCCGAACTCGCCTTAGAACAGAACATCCCCATCATCCTCGACGTCTCGTCGTTCTTAGACGAGTCCGAGGCCGAGGAACTGCTCCTGAACGTCACCCGCCAACTGTTCGCCAAGGAGAAGAAACTGAAGAAGCCGTTCCTGATGCTCGTCGAGGAGGTCCACGAGTACATCCCCGAAGGCGGCGGGATGAGCGAGGTCGGGAAGATGCTCATCAAGGTCGGGAAGCGCGGCCGGAAACACGGCCTCGGCATCGTCGGCATCAGCCAGCGCCCGGCCGACGTGAAGAAGGACTACATCACCCAATGTGACTGGCTGGTCTGGCACCGCCTGACGTGGCAGAACGACACGAAGGTCGTCGGACGCATCCTCGGCTCGGAGTACGCCGACGCCATCGAGGAGATGAGCGACGGCGAGGCGTTCATGATGACCGACTGGTCCGAGTCGCTCCGCCGGGTGCAGTTCCACCGCAAGCAGACCTTCGACGCGGGCGCGACCCCCGGACTGGACGACTTCGAGCGACCCGAACTGAAGTCGGTCTCCAGTGACCTCGTCAGCGAACTCTCGGACATCTCAGACGAGAAGGAACGCCGTGAATCGGAGATCGCCGACCTGAAGCAGGAACTCGACAAGAAGCGCCAGCGCATCCAGCAGTTGGAACGCGAGTTGGAGGAGGCCAGAGACCTCTCGGAGATGGCCGACCAGTTCGCGCAGGCGATGCTCCGGAAGTCCGGTGCCTCCTACCACGGAGGCGACGGGTCGAACCCGTACCGCGACGACGACGGGCAGGCCGGACTGGAAGACTACGAACGGGCTGGCGAGACCGGGGAAACAGACGAGGAGACTCCGACCGACGAGTCGGTCGCGACGACGTCGACTCACGAGACGCCCGAGAGCGAACGCTCCGATCGCGAGACGCCACAGATCGAGGACCCCTTCGGTGACGCGACGGCGTACCCCGGGACCGAGGAGGAGTCGTCGGCAGACGATCCCGCGATGGCCGGTGACGCCGGTGCGACGACGGGAGGCGGCGAGACGCCCACCGACGAGGCGGTGTCGACCGACAACCGGGGGCGAGAGTCGGCGACAGCGACCGAGACGGCCGACGAACCGACGACCGACCTCCCGGTCGAACTCGACGCCGGCCTCGGCGAGAAGCGACCCATCGTCTCCCACCTCCGGGCGCTCATCCGCGAACTCGACCCGATCTCACGAGAGATGCTGGCTCACTACCGCGAGACCGGCGCGAGCGATCCGGTCGAGGCACACGTCGCCGTCGGCGGGTCCGGTGACACCAACGTCGCGTACAGTCGGAACCGACCACTCCGCCAGACCGGGCTGATCGAACACCAGCGCGCCGGCCAGTACGGCTACGCGCTCCCCGACATCGTCCGGGAGACCTACGCCGACGAACTCGCGGAGGACGAACTCGTGGCGGTCGTCCAGGCGGTCGAGGAGGTGTTCGTCGACGAGGCCGACCTCGAGGCGACGCCGTGGGCCGACGGCCTGTTCGGTCGGCCCGACGGACCGGAGTCGGGTGCCGGTGACGACGCCGGGGCCGACGACGGCGTCGAGGTGTTGAAACACGAGGAACCGGCACCGGCCGAGAAACCAGAGCGACTCCACGGGCTCGACACGCCGGACGACGCGGAGGTCGTCGAGTCGGCCGACACTGACTCGCCTGCCGAGGAGGGCGAGAGCGGGACCGAGTCGGCGTCGAGACGCGAGTCGGAGGCCGACGACGCACCGAGCGACGGTGCCGAGATCATCGACCAGTAG
- the tpiA gene encoding triose-phosphate isomerase: MFILVNLKAYPCDPVEVATAARDVADDSGVRIAVAPQAAHLSQVADTGVETWAQHVSPNDYGSHTGSTLAEAVAEAGATGTLLNHSENRMKLADIDASLDAAGRADLETCVCANNPEQIAGVTALGPDSVAVEPPELIGGPDPVSDADPDIVRNAVEAAAAVDDDVDVYCGAGISTGDDVAAAGDLGATGILLASGVAKADDPRAALEDLVAPLR; this comes from the coding sequence ATGTTCATCCTCGTCAACCTCAAGGCGTACCCCTGCGATCCGGTCGAAGTCGCCACAGCCGCGAGAGACGTCGCCGACGACTCGGGCGTCCGCATCGCCGTCGCGCCGCAGGCCGCACACCTCTCACAGGTGGCCGACACCGGCGTCGAGACGTGGGCACAGCACGTCAGCCCGAACGACTACGGCAGTCACACCGGGTCGACGCTCGCCGAGGCAGTCGCGGAGGCGGGCGCGACCGGCACCCTGCTCAACCACTCCGAGAACCGCATGAAACTCGCAGACATCGACGCCTCCCTCGATGCGGCCGGGCGTGCCGACCTGGAGACGTGTGTCTGTGCGAACAACCCCGAACAGATCGCCGGCGTGACCGCACTCGGTCCCGACTCGGTGGCCGTCGAACCGCCGGAACTGATCGGCGGTCCGGACCCCGTCAGCGACGCCGACCCGGACATCGTCCGGAACGCGGTCGAGGCGGCGGCGGCCGTGGACGACGACGTCGACGTCTACTGCGGTGCCGGCATCTCGACCGGCGACGACGTGGCCGCCGCCGGCGACCTCGGTGCCACCGGCATCCTGCTGGCCTCGGGCGTCGCGAAGGCCGACGACCCCCGCGCCGCACTCGAGGACCTGGTCGCGCCGCTCCGGTAA
- a CDS encoding multiprotein bridging factor aMBF1 produces MPQCEMCGKEQAALTTTKVEGAELELCDDCKEFGTEVRTESSSSSSSKYSTSSSSGKAKSGSSGSSGSGSSSSGGGSRRRRRDMFDDMDEVAADYDDRIRQARESRGLSQEDLAKELNEKASLIRKLERGDILPSDDVRTKLERELDISLVEGVDDEEEEWSSGSSTTTTLGDVVKRKD; encoded by the coding sequence ATGCCCCAGTGCGAGATGTGCGGCAAAGAGCAGGCCGCACTCACGACCACGAAAGTCGAGGGTGCCGAACTCGAACTCTGCGACGACTGCAAGGAGTTCGGGACCGAGGTGCGCACTGAGTCTTCCAGTTCCTCCTCGTCGAAGTACTCCACGTCCTCCTCGTCCGGCAAGGCGAAGTCCGGGTCGTCAGGTTCCTCCGGGTCCGGGTCGTCCAGTTCCGGCGGTGGGTCGCGTCGGCGGAGACGCGACATGTTCGACGACATGGACGAAGTCGCGGCGGACTACGACGACCGTATCCGGCAGGCCCGCGAGTCGCGCGGACTGAGCCAGGAGGACCTCGCAAAGGAACTGAACGAGAAGGCGAGTCTCATCCGGAAACTCGAACGCGGCGACATCCTCCCCTCCGACGACGTGCGGACGAAGTTGGAGCGCGAACTGGACATCTCGCTCGTCGAAGGTGTGGACGACGAGGAGGAGGAGTGGTCCTCGGGGTCCTCGACGACGACGACGCTCGGTGACGTGGTGAAGCGGAAAGACTGA
- a CDS encoding CDP-alcohol phosphatidyltransferase family protein, producing the protein MTLDQYRSLADRALEPFVAVSDRIGLTPDGVSLIAFGFAVAAGAAFTIADPLWYVLGAVFVFVNGWLDLLDGALAREQGVDSKGGDLLDHVLDRYADIAVIAGLSAGIGQYLLGLAAVTGVLMTSYLGTQIQAVGLGREYGGLLGRADRLALIGLAGVAAAVVPGPLVVGLGVVGLLLVLFAVVGHFTALQRFWGAWSDLD; encoded by the coding sequence ATGACACTCGACCAGTACCGCTCGCTCGCGGATCGGGCGCTCGAACCGTTCGTCGCCGTCTCCGATCGGATCGGGTTGACGCCGGACGGCGTGAGTCTCATCGCGTTCGGGTTCGCGGTCGCGGCCGGGGCGGCGTTCACCATCGCAGACCCGCTCTGGTACGTCCTCGGGGCGGTCTTCGTCTTCGTCAACGGCTGGCTCGATCTCTTGGACGGGGCGCTGGCCCGCGAGCAGGGCGTGGACTCGAAGGGCGGCGACCTGTTGGATCACGTGCTGGATCGGTACGCCGACATCGCCGTGATCGCCGGCCTCTCGGCCGGCATCGGCCAGTATCTGCTCGGTCTCGCGGCCGTGACGGGCGTGCTGATGACCTCCTACCTCGGGACGCAGATCCAGGCCGTAGGACTCGGGCGAGAGTACGGCGGCCTGCTCGGCCGGGCGGACCGACTCGCGCTGATCGGTCTCGCGGGCGTGGCGGCGGCCGTGGTTCCCGGTCCACTCGTCGTCGGCCTCGGGGTCGTCGGCCTGCTGCTCGTGCTCTTTGCGGTCGTCGGCCACTTCACCGCACTCCAGCGGTTCTGGGGCGCGTGGTCCGATCTCGACTGA
- a CDS encoding adenylate kinase family protein: MRLALTGTPGTGKSTVADLLAEDYDVIHLNDAIREHDLYEGEDPDRGGSLVADFDAIVDWLGDWEGIVDSHLAHYLDADEVVVLRCRPDLLESRLTERGESPESARENAESEALDVILSEAVERFGVERVYEIDTTDRDPEAVADDVRAVIAGDRDPSAGTVDFTDYL, translated from the coding sequence GTGAGACTCGCGCTGACGGGCACCCCCGGCACCGGGAAGTCGACGGTCGCGGACCTGCTGGCGGAGGACTACGACGTGATCCACCTCAACGACGCCATCCGCGAGCACGACCTCTACGAGGGCGAAGACCCCGACCGCGGCGGGTCGCTGGTCGCCGACTTCGACGCCATCGTGGACTGGCTCGGCGACTGGGAGGGGATCGTGGACTCACACCTCGCGCACTACCTCGACGCCGACGAGGTGGTCGTCCTGCGCTGTCGCCCAGATCTGCTCGAATCACGACTCACCGAACGCGGCGAGTCGCCCGAGTCTGCCCGGGAGAACGCCGAGAGCGAGGCACTGGACGTGATCCTCTCTGAGGCGGTCGAGCGATTCGGCGTGGAGCGGGTCTACGAGATCGACACCACCGACCGCGACCCGGAGGCGGTCGCAGACGACGTGCGCGCGGTGATCGCCGGCGACCGGGACCCGAGCGCCGGCACCGTCGACTTCACCGACTACTTATGA
- the hisC gene encoding histidinol-phosphate transaminase → MQPRDLSANSPYVPGRGSEEVARELGMDPADLVKLSSNENPHGPSPAAVAAIRETASDVDVYPTTAHADLTEKLADEWDLEPEQVWLSPGADGALDYLSRAMLDPGDRVLCPTPGFSYYPMTARYHHGTVAEYDLSKADDFAQTAEVVLEAYDGERIVYLTTPHNPAGTEFAREEITTLAESVEDHTLLVVDEAYGEYSERPSSIDLLAEYDNVAVTRTFSKAFGLAGLRVGWAAVPESWADAYARVNTPFATNEVACRAALAALDDDDHVEQTVETARWAREFIRAELDAPTWESAGNFVLAEVGDAEAVAEASQRAGVIVRDCSSFGLPQCIRISCGTRAETRYAVETLNEVLADLDAATLTETDDESAETESESGVVSE, encoded by the coding sequence ATGCAACCACGGGACCTCTCCGCCAACTCGCCGTACGTCCCCGGCAGGGGATCGGAGGAGGTAGCACGCGAACTCGGGATGGACCCTGCAGACCTCGTGAAACTCTCCTCGAACGAGAACCCTCACGGTCCCTCGCCGGCCGCAGTCGCGGCCATCCGAGAGACCGCATCCGACGTGGACGTCTACCCCACCACGGCCCACGCCGACCTCACCGAGAAACTGGCCGACGAGTGGGACCTCGAACCCGAACAGGTCTGGCTCTCGCCGGGCGCGGACGGCGCGCTCGACTACCTCTCGCGGGCGATGCTCGACCCCGGCGACCGCGTCCTCTGTCCGACGCCGGGCTTCTCCTACTACCCGATGACGGCCCGCTACCACCACGGCACCGTCGCGGAGTACGACCTGTCGAAGGCCGACGACTTCGCCCAGACCGCCGAGGTCGTCCTAGAGGCGTACGACGGCGAGCGTATCGTCTACCTGACGACGCCGCACAACCCCGCCGGCACCGAGTTCGCCCGCGAGGAGATCACCACCCTCGCCGAATCGGTAGAGGACCACACCCTCCTCGTCGTCGACGAGGCCTACGGCGAGTACAGCGAACGCCCGAGCAGCATCGACCTCCTCGCGGAGTACGACAACGTCGCGGTCACGCGCACCTTCTCGAAGGCGTTCGGCCTCGCCGGTCTGCGGGTCGGCTGGGCCGCCGTGCCCGAGTCGTGGGCCGACGCCTACGCCCGCGTCAACACCCCCTTCGCCACGAACGAGGTCGCGTGCCGGGCCGCACTCGCCGCACTGGACGACGACGACCACGTCGAGCAGACGGTCGAGACGGCCCGCTGGGCGCGGGAGTTCATCCGAGCCGAACTCGACGCGCCGACGTGGGAGTCGGCCGGCAACTTCGTCCTCGCGGAGGTCGGCGACGCCGAGGCGGTCGCCGAGGCCAGCCAGCGTGCCGGCGTCATCGTCCGTGACTGCTCCAGTTTCGGCCTCCCGCAGTGTATCCGCATCTCCTGCGGGACGAGAGCGGAGACCCGGTACGCGGTCGAGACGCTGAACGAGGTGTTGGCCGACCTCGACGCGGCGACGCTCACCGAGACCGACGACGAGTCGGCGGAGACCGAGTCGGAGTCCGGGGTGGTCTCGGAGTGA
- a CDS encoding DEAD/DEAH box helicase, translating into MTADGGLPARLRRAVEDDDLGAFYDALEREGRPVVTAQQVARRLDRSQAEAEDLLAGLSDSGSVGSVDVSTDPVVWYPTEWGELATRERVILFPERREIIVDCPTQYTRAQLSQFATLDDTTGEREDGTRGFVYSIRREDIWQSPFEELGTLLASVRSVLPRRSPHLEGWIEDQWTRARQFTLWTHEDGYTVLEAASEDLMGNVARQKLDEEQLHAPISDTEAWVREGAEGEIKRVLYEAGYPVQDDRELDPGDPLDFELHLQLRDYQQDWVQRFVEQQSGVFVGPPGSGKTVAGMAAMAEIGGETLILVPSRELAEQWRDELLAHTTLDEEQVGVYHGGAKEVRPVTVATYQIASMDRHRSLFDSRGWGMILYDEVHHIPSPIYRLSADLQSKARLGLTATPVRGDDRETEIFTLVGPPIGTDWDKLFDAGYVAEPEVEVRLLPWADEESRNVWANAEGRERHQLAATNPRKIEEIRRLRDDHPEAKALIFVDWLKQGHDIAETLGLPFVSGETPHHERRRLFGEFRDGDRRTLIVSRVGDEGIDLPSAELAIVASGLGGSRRQGAQRAGRTMRPTGSALVYVLATRGTSEENFAERQTRHLSEKGVRVRERTVAEDDE; encoded by the coding sequence ATGACAGCGGATGGGGGACTCCCCGCCAGACTCAGACGCGCCGTCGAGGACGACGACCTCGGAGCCTTCTACGACGCCCTCGAACGCGAGGGTCGCCCGGTCGTGACCGCACAGCAGGTCGCCCGGCGACTCGACCGTTCACAGGCCGAGGCCGAGGACCTGCTCGCCGGCCTCTCGGACTCGGGGTCGGTCGGCTCGGTCGACGTCTCGACCGACCCGGTCGTCTGGTATCCGACCGAGTGGGGTGAACTGGCGACCAGAGAGCGCGTGATCCTCTTTCCGGAGCGTCGGGAGATAATCGTCGACTGTCCGACGCAGTACACCCGTGCGCAACTCTCGCAGTTCGCCACGTTAGACGACACGACCGGGGAACGCGAGGACGGCACGCGCGGGTTCGTCTACTCGATCCGCCGAGAGGACATCTGGCAGTCGCCCTTCGAGGAGTTGGGCACCCTGCTCGCGTCGGTGCGGTCGGTCCTCCCGCGCCGGTCGCCACATCTGGAGGGCTGGATCGAAGACCAGTGGACACGCGCCCGGCAGTTCACGCTCTGGACACACGAGGACGGCTATACGGTTCTCGAAGCCGCGAGCGAGGACCTCATGGGCAACGTCGCCCGGCAGAAGTTGGACGAGGAACAGCTCCACGCGCCCATCTCGGACACCGAGGCGTGGGTCCGGGAGGGCGCGGAAGGCGAGATCAAGCGCGTGCTCTACGAGGCCGGCTACCCGGTGCAGGACGACCGCGAACTCGACCCCGGCGATCCACTCGACTTCGAACTCCACCTGCAACTTCGGGACTACCAGCAGGACTGGGTCCAGCGGTTCGTCGAACAACAGTCGGGCGTCTTCGTCGGCCCGCCGGGCAGCGGGAAGACGGTCGCCGGGATGGCCGCGATGGCCGAGATCGGCGGCGAGACGCTGATTCTGGTTCCCTCGCGGGAACTGGCCGAACAGTGGCGCGACGAACTGCTGGCACACACCACGCTCGACGAGGAACAGGTCGGCGTCTACCACGGCGGCGCGAAGGAGGTCCGGCCCGTCACGGTCGCCACGTACCAGATTGCCAGCATGGACCGCCACCGGAGTCTGTTCGACAGTCGTGGCTGGGGGATGATCCTCTACGACGAGGTCCACCACATCCCGAGTCCGATCTATCGGCTCTCTGCGGATCTCCAGTCCAAAGCCAGACTCGGCTTGACCGCCACCCCGGTCAGAGGCGACGACCGCGAGACGGAGATCTTCACGCTCGTCGGCCCGCCCATCGGCACCGACTGGGACAAACTGTTCGACGCCGGCTACGTCGCCGAACCGGAGGTCGAAGTACGACTCCTGCCGTGGGCCGACGAGGAGTCCCGGAACGTCTGGGCGAACGCGGAGGGGCGAGAGCGCCACCAACTCGCCGCGACGAACCCACGGAAGATCGAGGAGATTCGCCGACTGCGTGACGACCATCCCGAAGCGAAGGCGCTGATCTTCGTAGACTGGCTGAAGCAGGGTCACGACATCGCCGAGACGCTCGGCCTCCCGTTCGTCTCCGGCGAGACGCCACACCACGAGCGTCGCCGACTGTTCGGTGAGTTCCGCGACGGCGACCGCCGGACACTGATCGTCTCCCGCGTCGGCGACGAGGGGATCGACCTGCCGAGTGCCGAACTCGCCATCGTCGCCTCGGGACTCGGCGGATCGCGCCGGCAGGGTGCCCAGCGCGCCGGCCGGACGATGCGCCCGACCGGGAGCGCGCTGGTGTACGTCCTCGCTACTCGGGGCACGAGCGAGGAGAACTTCGCGGAACGGCAGACGCGACACCTCTCCGAGAAGGGCGTGCGAGTCAGAGAGCGCACGGTCGCAGAAGACGACGAGTAG
- a CDS encoding pyridoxal-phosphate-dependent aminotransferase family protein produces the protein MLLTPGPTEVPDRVREAMAREPINPDVDPAFVELYESVCEKLARVYGADESGATATDHDVVVLGGEGILGLEAAVESVVAPGDDVLCVANGVYGEGFADFVSGVGGNPVVAAVDHDDPLPVEEVADLLASDDYDFEVATLVHCETPTGVLNDLDPILDLLDEHDVLSIVDAVSSLGGTPVPTDRIDLCLGASQKCLSSPAGLTTVAVSDRAWDRIEAVDPDSYYTNLLPWRSVVEDEWFPYTHLVSNVYGLDESLDVVLEEGVESVFARHADAAAHCRARGAELGLSVVPGEDSRSSPTVTAFEVPGRADELQTRLAEEHDVTLATGLGDGADDVLRVGHMGYGAEVEKVDRAMDALEAVL, from the coding sequence ATGTTGCTGACACCCGGCCCCACCGAGGTCCCGGACCGCGTCCGCGAGGCGATGGCCCGTGAGCCGATCAACCCCGACGTAGACCCCGCGTTCGTCGAGTTGTACGAGTCGGTCTGTGAGAAACTCGCCCGCGTCTACGGTGCCGACGAGTCCGGTGCGACCGCGACGGATCACGACGTGGTCGTCCTCGGCGGCGAGGGCATCCTCGGACTCGAAGCCGCCGTCGAGTCGGTAGTCGCGCCCGGGGACGACGTGCTCTGTGTCGCCAACGGCGTCTACGGCGAGGGCTTCGCCGACTTCGTCTCCGGCGTCGGAGGCAACCCAGTCGTCGCCGCGGTCGATCACGACGACCCACTCCCGGTCGAAGAGGTCGCCGACCTCCTCGCGTCCGACGACTACGACTTCGAGGTCGCCACGCTGGTCCACTGTGAGACACCGACCGGCGTGCTGAACGACCTCGATCCGATCCTCGACCTGCTGGACGAGCACGACGTGCTCTCTATCGTGGACGCCGTCTCCTCGCTCGGCGGGACGCCGGTCCCGACCGACCGCATCGACCTCTGTCTCGGCGCGTCCCAGAAGTGTCTGTCCTCGCCGGCGGGCCTGACGACCGTCGCCGTCAGCGACCGGGCGTGGGACCGTATCGAGGCGGTCGATCCGGACAGCTACTACACGAACCTGCTCCCGTGGCGGAGCGTCGTCGAAGACGAGTGGTTCCCCTACACGCATCTGGTCTCGAACGTCTACGGACTCGACGAGTCGCTGGACGTCGTGCTGGAGGAAGGTGTCGAGTCCGTCTTCGCCCGGCACGCAGACGCCGCCGCACACTGCCGGGCACGCGGCGCAGAACTCGGTCTGTCGGTCGTCCCCGGCGAGGACTCCCGGAGTTCGCCGACCGTCACGGCCTTCGAGGTGCCGGGCCGTGCCGACGAACTCCAGACGAGGCTCGCCGAGGAGCACGACGTGACGCTGGCGACCGGTCTCGGCGACGGCGCTGACGACGTTCTCCGCGTCGGGCACATGGGCTACGGCGCAGAGGTCGAGAAGGTGGATCGCGCGATGGACGCGCTCGAAGCGGTGTTGTAG
- a CDS encoding replication factor C small subunit: protein MSEAGSSPGREVWIEKYRPQTLGDIKGHEDIVERLQSYIDQQDLPHLLFSGPAGVGKTTSATAIARAVYGDDWRGNFLELNASDQRGIDVVRDRIKNFARSAFGGYDYRIIFLDEADSLTSDAQSALRRTMEQFSDNTRFILSCNYSSKIIDPIQSRCAVFRFGPLSDEAIEAQVRETAAQEGIEVSEDGVEALVYAASGDMRRAINSLQAAATTGEVVDEEAVYRITSTARPEEIEAMVSTAIDGDFLAARSTLDTLITDVGMAGGDIIDQLHRSVWDFDLTQREAITLMERIGEADYRITEGANEQVQLEALLAALALDDA from the coding sequence ATGAGCGAGGCCGGGAGTTCGCCGGGGCGAGAGGTCTGGATCGAGAAGTACCGACCGCAGACGCTCGGCGACATCAAGGGCCACGAAGACATCGTCGAACGACTCCAGAGCTACATCGACCAGCAGGACCTGCCGCACCTCCTGTTCTCGGGACCGGCGGGCGTCGGGAAGACCACCTCGGCCACCGCCATCGCACGAGCGGTGTACGGCGACGACTGGCGGGGGAACTTCCTCGAACTGAACGCCTCCGACCAGCGTGGCATCGACGTGGTTCGCGACCGGATCAAGAACTTCGCGCGCTCGGCGTTCGGCGGCTACGACTACCGGATCATCTTCCTCGACGAGGCCGACTCGCTGACCTCGGACGCGCAGTCGGCGCTCCGCCGGACGATGGAGCAGTTCTCGGACAACACGCGCTTCATCCTCTCGTGTAACTACTCCTCGAAGATCATCGACCCGATCCAGTCCCGGTGTGCGGTCTTCCGGTTCGGGCCGCTGTCGGACGAGGCCATCGAGGCACAGGTCCGCGAGACCGCCGCACAGGAGGGCATCGAGGTGTCGGAAGACGGTGTCGAGGCGCTGGTGTACGCCGCCTCGGGCGACATGCGCCGGGCGATCAACTCCCTGCAGGCCGCGGCGACCACGGGCGAGGTGGTCGACGAGGAGGCGGTCTACCGGATCACCAGCACCGCGCGCCCGGAGGAGATCGAAGCGATGGTCTCGACGGCGATCGACGGCGACTTCCTCGCGGCGCGGTCCACGCTGGACACCCTGATCACCGACGTGGGGATGGCCGGCGGCGACATCATCGACCAACTGCACCGGTCGGTGTGGGACTTCGATCTGACCCAGCGCGAGGCCATCACCCTGATGGAGCGCATCGGCGAGGCGGACTACCGGATCACCGAGGGTGCGAACGAGCAGGTGCAGTTGGAGGCGCTGTTGGCCGCACTCGCGCTGGACGACGCCTGA
- a CDS encoding DUF7409 domain-containing protein yields the protein MTDTAETDHETAADGRSVTEPTDLKFVGPATAEVVTAAAFDATDVAAKRVSYSMLVEAGVNPGVAAKIRRCHSLSWSFDSGGGLDRRSEQVRGLQDDERAWVAASSGDWAESADEAGGTGDGTEEAGAGRDEDWTPGDGPATGSAGDDEATTGDWTPGDWGDAGASVDETETSGDATADGSGDAVAAESAWRERSVPTPVTVIDGLVSDDAEQLADAGVTSVRSLATCTPELVADLLGFEQSRVETWQERATDRLD from the coding sequence GTGACTGACACGGCCGAAACCGACCACGAGACGGCCGCAGACGGGCGATCGGTCACGGAGCCGACCGACCTGAAGTTCGTGGGTCCGGCGACCGCCGAGGTCGTCACGGCGGCGGCGTTCGACGCAACGGACGTCGCTGCCAAACGGGTCTCCTACAGCATGCTCGTCGAGGCGGGTGTCAACCCCGGCGTGGCGGCGAAGATCCGCCGGTGTCACTCGCTGTCGTGGTCGTTCGACTCGGGGGGCGGTCTCGACCGCCGGTCGGAGCAGGTCCGAGGCTTGCAGGACGACGAACGCGCGTGGGTCGCCGCGAGTTCCGGCGACTGGGCCGAGTCGGCAGACGAGGCGGGAGGGACCGGCGACGGGACCGAGGAGGCCGGTGCGGGACGGGACGAAGACTGGACACCCGGTGACGGCCCGGCGACTGGCTCTGCGGGAGACGACGAGGCGACGACCGGTGACTGGACGCCGGGCGACTGGGGCGATGCGGGCGCGTCGGTCGACGAGACCGAGACGAGTGGCGACGCCACGGCCGACGGGAGCGGTGACGCGGTGGCCGCCGAGTCGGCGTGGCGCGAGCGCAGTGTCCCGACGCCGGTGACCGTGATCGACGGGTTGGTGTCCGACGACGCAGAGCAGTTGGCGGACGCGGGTGTCACCTCCGTCAGGAGTCTGGCGACCTGTACGCCGGAGTTGGTCGCCGACCTCCTCGGCTTCGAGCAGTCACGGGTCGAGACGTGGCAGGAGCGCGCGACGGATCGGCTGGACTGA